The genomic DNA GCGCAACAGGCCGATAGTGTGTTTGGTTTTGAAGATGGAATGCTCGTTGCCGATGTCAAGGCATACCTGACCTGGAAAGACCTTGCCGGGGCCGGCTTCAAGGGCTGGCGGTCAGGCATCAAGCATGATTGCAGCAAGGTCTTCGAGCTGCGGGTTGAACAAGGAGACTTTGTTAACGGCTTCGGGAACTTTGTTGAGCTTGAACCCCAAGTATGCTTTCCCTTGCTAAAAAGCTCTGATCTCGCTGCCCAGGCTAGGAAGCCGTCTCGGTATATGGTTGTGCCACAGCGGACCATGCGTGATGACGTTAGCCGTCTCAAGTTAGATGCTCCCAAGACGTGGCAATACCTTACCGAACACGCATATCTTTTGGACAAACGGAAGAGTTCAATATACAGAAACCGTCCGCGATTTTCGATCTTTGGTGTTGGACCCTATTCATTTGCTCCATGGAAAATTGCTATCTCCGGTTTATACAAGAAACTTGAATTCGTCCAGGTGTCACCTTTTCAGGGAAGCCCGGTGGTTCTTGACGACACCTGTTATTTCCTCCCCTGTCAGTCGGAAGAAGCGTGCAATCTATTGTACGAATTGGTTACCTCCGCCCCTGCCAAGGCGTTTTGGTCAGCCTTGATTTTTTGGGATGCAAAGCGGCCGATTAGCGCGCAACTTCTCAATCTGCTCGATCTCAGGGCTCTTGCCCGACGCTTGGGAAAAGAGCGTGAAAGTGCGCAAATACTTACAGAATGGCAACTTTTACAATACCCGGAGCGAGCTTCTCAGCGCCTCCTTTTCAGGGAAGAGACCACCGAGGATGAGGGTGAGTTGGGCACGAATGAAACTGAAACTGCCGGCCACCCAACCGGCGCTCTCACCTGAAACGTCGCTCCGTGGCGCGGGTAAACCCTGTCGTTTGGAGTAGGATGCCAAGTCTGAGTGCGCGCATACCCTGCTTGTCTGGCGAGTTCGCGCGCCGGTGTGAGCGGACGGGTTATTGCCCTAGCACACTTGTGGCGCGCCGATAGCCTACGCTCGAACCTTGCCAGTGACCGGCGAAGCCACCGGTTCGACGCGCCAGTATCACCCCAAGCCACTGCGCCGGTGCCATCAACGGCTTGGCGAATGCCGTCCGCGTAGGTAAAGTCACCATCTCAGAGGTTTTTCTAGCCATGCTGAAGATTTTACCTGGGATGTGGTGGACAGCCGTCATCATTCTGCTGCTGTTCAACGTGGCGGCAATGCCGTGGATAAGGATGCAGCGCGTTAGCGCGGACGACGCCCCACCGCGCGCGGCGCCACCCGAAACAGCCGAGCCAAGCTATCCCGACCTCGCTGCCAATGATGAGCCGCTGCCGCGGGTCAACGGGCCGCGCGTGGTCGGAGCCACCCCAGGGCGGGAGTTCATCTATCGTATTCCGGCAACCGGCGCGCCGCCGCTGACCTACACGGTGACGGACCTGCCGGCCGGACTGACCTTCGACGCCACAACCGGCATCATCCGCGGCAAGCTAGAGAAAGCCGGCACAACGTCGGTGGCCGTCACCGTCCGCAACCGCCAGGGCACGGCTCGGGCGACGCTGCGGATTGTGGCCGGGAACAACAAACTGGCCCTGACACCACCTATGGGCTGGAATTCCTGGAACGTCTGGGGAACGAAGGTCTCAGACGAAAAAATCCGCGCGGCCGCTGAAGCCCTGGAGCGCACCGGACTGGCCGCCTGTGGATATCGCTATGTTTGCGTTGATGATGGCTGGCAGGGACGACGCACTCCGGACGGCGCCATGCAACCCAATGAGCGCTTCCCGGATATGAAGGCGCTGGGCGATGCCTTGCATGCCAAGGGATTCCTGTTCGGCATGTACACGTCGCCAGGGCCATTTACCTGCGGGCGCTACGTCGGGAGCTGGCGCCATGAGGAAGCCGATGCCCAACTGTACGCTCGGTGGGGCGTGGATTACCTCAAGCACGACTGGTGCTCGTACGAAGGCATTGCACGCCAGAAAACGCCGGAGGCGCTCCAGCAGCCCTACGCTGTCATGCGCGCAGCACTCGATAAAACCGACCGCGATATGATTTATGCCATCTGTCAATATGGCCTGGGCGAGGTCTGGACCTGGGCCCGGACACCAACGGTCGGCGGCAACCTCTGGCGCACAACCGGCGACATCGAAGACACCTGGGAGAGCGTTTCCAGCATTGGCTTTCGGCATTCGCCCCTGGCCGGATTTGCCGGGCCGGGAGGGTGGAACGACCCGGACATGCTCGTAGTCGGCGTCGTGGGCTGGGGCGAGCAAACGCGCCGGACGCGCCTGACGCCAGATGAACAGATCACGCACATGACGTTGTGGGCGCTACTGGCTGCGCCCCTCATGCTCGGCTGTGACTTGACCCAACTGGACGAGTTTACGCGCCGTCTGCTGACCAATCCTGAAGTCATCGCCATTGACCAGGATGAGCTGGGCCGGGCGGCGACGCGACGCGACGCGGCCAACGATGGCACGGAAGTCTGGGCGCGGCCGCTGGCCGACGGATGTCTGGCGGTTGGGTTGTTCAACCGTGGCGACGCCATGCAGACGGTGACCGCCTACTGGAAAGACCTTGGGATTCGCGGCCGCCGGACGGTCCGGGATGTCTGGCAGCGCCGGGACGTAGGCTCATTTGACGAGCGGTTTGCGGCGCTGATTCCGCCGCACGGGGCGCGGCTGATTGTGGTTGGGGCCAGTCGTCCGGTACGCCCGCAACCCGTTAAGCCGGCCAAGGTTGTCTCGCCGCCGAGTCCCGGACTACGATAGGCAGCCGCAGCCGGTCTGCCGAACCGAACGCCAAACTTCCCTGCGGCGGCTCACTTCAGGCCGCCTCGTCATCGCCAATGCGTGAAGCTTGCTTTCATTTGGCATTTCCCGCGACCGACCTCGATGCAACACGCCGGTTTTATGTTGAAGGGCTAGGTTGCAGGCTGGGACGGTCGTCAAACCGCGCACTGATCCTTGATTTCTTTGGGCATCAACTCGTCGCCCATCTGGTTAGTGAGCCACCCCCGCCGCAATCCGGGATTTATCCGCGACACTTTGGGATGGTCTTTGCTAACGAAGCGGACTGGCAGTCCCTAGCAGCTCGGGCGGAAGCCCAGGGGCTTCGGTTTCGCCAGTTGCCACGGACTCGCTTCGTTGGCGAGCCGACCGAACACCGGACGTTCTTCCTTGAAGACCCCTCCGGCAATCTTCTCGAATTCAAGCACTACACCCGTGCGGAAGCGGTGTTTGGCTGTGCCGACCTCACCGGAATCGGCGACACCTGACCCGCCAATTTGGACTGACTGCCTATGCTTTTCCAACCATCATCGCCCTGCCGTTGGCGGCTGCTTGGCCGTCTCTGTTTAGCTGCCTGGCTACTGGGGAGTCTCCCCACGGCAGCCCCGGCTCAGACGCCCTACCGAACCCCGCCCAAAGCCATTGCCGACTTGGTGGACGCTCCGTTGCCACCGGTGGCGCTGACCAGTCCACGGCGCACTTGGTTGTTGCTGGCCGACCGTCCTGCCCTCCCACCCATTGCCGAAGTCGCGCAACCGGAACTTCGGTTGGGTGGCATCCGCTTCAATCCACGCACCACCGGCCCAAGCCAGCCGGCCTATCTGACCGGACTGACGCTTCTGCGCCTCGGCGATGGAACGAAACGTCCGGTGACGGGTTTGCCTAGCCCGGCGCGATTGGGTGACCTCAGTTGGTCGCCAGACGAACGCTCCGTCGCCTTTACCCACACGACGAGCGACCGGGTCGAACTGTGGCTGCTCGATGTCGAAAAAGCTGCCGCGCGGCGCGTTGGCAACCTCCAACTCAACGCGATCTTCGGCCGGCCGTTCGTCTGGCTTCCCAACAGCCAGGGGCTGCTGTGCCGGACGGTTCCGCCCAAACGGGGCACGCCACCCGCCCCACCGGCGGCGCCAGACGGCCCCATCGTGCAGGAAAATCGCGGACGGGCAACGGCAGCACGCACCTTTCAGGACCTGCTCCGCAACCCATACGACGAAGCCCTGTTTGATTACTACCTGACCGCGCAGCTCGTCCAGGTCGGCTTGAATGGGCAGGCGAGGAACCTTGGCGAACCGGCGCTGTTCCAAAGCGCGCTTCCATCCCCGAATGGACAGTACGTCCTGGCGCAGATGCTGCACCGCCCCTATTCCTACACCTTGCCGGCTGCCTACTTCCCCCTGCGCATTGAGGTCTGGGACAGTAGCGGCAAGGTCGTGCGCGAGATTGCCGACCTGCCCTTGCGGGACGATATTCCGACGAGCTTTGACGCAACGGCCAAAGGACCGCGCGGCATCCAGTGGCGCAGTGACGCGCCGGCCACCCTGGCCTGGGTCGAAGCCCAGGATGGCGGCAACCCGGCGGTCGCGGCTGATATTCGTGACCGGCTCTTTTTCCTGGCCGCGCCGTTCAGCGGCGAACCGACGCCCTCGGTCGGCTTTGCCTACCGGTTTGGCGGCATTCAGTGGGGCACCGGGCAGCTTGCCCTCGCCTATGAAAGCTGGCGCAAGACGCGCTTGCGACGGACCTGGCGCTTTCAGCCCGATGCGCCGGATGTAGCGCCGACGCTCATCCATGAACGCTCCTCCGAAGACCGCTACGCCGACCCTGGCAACGTTCTGACCCAGGCGGCAGCCGATGGGACGGTCCGGCTGCTTTCCCCTGACAACGGCAAAACGCTCTATCTGGTCGGCGAAGGGGCATCCCCCGAAGGCGACCGGCCGTTTTTGGATCGCTTCGAGGTCAGCACGGGACAGACCACCCGGCTCTGGCGCTCAGAAGCCCCCTACTATGAAAGCCCGGTGGCGCTGCTCGATCCCGAAGCCAAACGAGTTCTGTTGACGCGCGAATCGCCGACCGAGCCACCGAACTACTTCATCCGCGACATGGCGACGGGCAAGCTGACGGCGCTAACAGACTTTCCCCATCCGACGCCACAGTTGGTCGGTATTCAAAAAGAGCAGATTCGCTACAAACGTGCCGACGGCGTTGATTTGACCGGCACACTCTACCTGCCACCCGGCTACGATCCGAAACGGGACGGGCCGCTGCCGTTGATGCTGTGGGCGTATCCGCAGGAATTCGTCAGCGCGGCCGCCGCTGGACAGGTGCAGGGTTCGCCGTACCGTTTCACGCGGGTGAGCTACTGGGGGCCGTTGTTTTTGTTGACGCAGGGGTACGCCGTACTGGATGACCCGTCATTTCCAATCATCGGCGAGGGCGGACGCGAACCGAACGACACCTACATCGAACAACTCGTAGCTTCGGCCAAGGCCGCCATTGACGAGTGCGCCCGGCGCGGCGTCGCCGATCCCAATCGCGTTGCGGTGGGGGGCCATTCCTATGGAGCGTTTATGACGGCCAACCTGCTGGCTCATTCCCGGCTTTTCCGGGCCGGGATAGCGCGCAGCGGCGCTTACAACCGGACGCTCACCCCGTTTGGCTTTCAGGCTGAGGAGCGCACCTATTGGCAGGCCCGTGAGATTTACCAGCGCATGTCGCCTTTCAACTACGCCGATCAGATTCGCTCGCCGCTACTACTCATTCACGGCGAAGCAGATGACAACTCCGGCACCTTTCCGATTCAGAGCGAACGGCTTTTTCAGGCGGTGAAAGGACTGGGCGGCACGGTTCGGCTCGTCATGCTGCCGCACGAACGCCATGGCTACCGGGCGCGGGAGTCCATTCTGCACATGCTCTGGGAGACGCACACTTGGCTGGAGGAACATGTCAAGCAGGCAAAACCACTGGAGGCCGAAACGTCGCCGGGCAACGCCCAGCCGGGCCGGTGAGAGACCGGCCGCTTGGAGCAAACAGGAAGCACGCTCTCATGAATCCATCATCGCATTACTTCCATTCGCACCGGCTCAAACTGCATTACTGGGATTACGGTGGCAGCACCGATCGTCCCCCGCTGCTGCTCGTTCACGGCACGCAGGATCATGCCCGGAGTTGGGACGATGTCGCGCGTCATTTCCACAGCAGCTACCACGTCTATGCGCTCGACCTGCGCGGCCACGGCGACAGCGCCTGGGTGGAGGGCGCAATGTATGCCTTCCCTGAGTTCATGCTTGATTTGGTTGCCTTTGGGAGCGTGGTTCAGCGTTTTCCGGCGGCAGTCGTCGGGCACTCACTGGGTGGCGTTGTCGCCATGCACTATGCCGCCGCCTTCCCCGAGCGCGTATCGGCCGTCGTCAACATCGAAGGCTGGGGGCCGCCGCCATCGGTGAAAACCAAGACCTACACCGAACGGTTGCGCGTCTGGGCGGAACGGGTGCTGGCGGCCGAAACGCGAACGCCCCGGCGCTACGCTTCGATTGCCGAGGCAACCGCCCGCATGAAAGAAGCCAACCCACACCTGACCGACGCCATGGCCGAACACCTGACGCGCTACGGCACCAATCGCACGGCCGATGGCAGCCTCATCTGGAAGTTCGATCCTTACCTACGCAACCTGCCCCCACTCGGACTCCCTACGGAGCTGGCCAAGGAACTCTTTGCCGCCGTCCGGTGTCCGGTGCTCTGTGTCCGTGGGGCAAGTAGCTGGGCGGCCAGCCTGGCCCAAAGCCCACAACTCCAGATGGTCGAGCGGATGCAGTACGTCGAAATCCCGGATGCCGGCCACTGGGTTCACCACGACCAGTTTGAAAGTGTGGTCGAGGCCATCGGCCGCTTTCTGTCCGAGGCCGTATCGCAGGCGGCTGCCTGATAACGACCTAGGTGGGATGGTCACCGCGTGCGGTGGATGTTCCCTCTCGCTGGGCAGTCGCCGACTTTTTGGGCCGCAACGCTTCGGAAAGCGCCCGAAATTGGTCGGGCGGGAGCTGGGTCAAAAGGTTGAATGACTGCCCCATCAACCACTCACCACCATCCATCGTGATGCATTCGCCATTGATGTAGCTGGCCGCATCGCTGACGAGGTACGCGGCCAGGTTGGCCAGTTCCGCCGGTTCGCCAAACCGTCCGGTCGGATTGCGACGCTTCCCTTCCTCTTCCATGCCCGGCAACATCAACCGTGACCAAGCGCCTTCGGTCGGAAACGGACCCGGCGCAATCGCATTCAGGCGAATCCGGTAGCGTCCCCATTCAACCGCCAACGAGCGCGTCATGGCCAAGACGCCAGCTTTGGCGCAGACCGATGGGACGACGTAGGCGGCGCCGGTCCAGGCATAGGTGGCGACGATGTTGAGCACACAGCCGCCTATGCCCTGGGCAATCAAATGCTTGCCGACGGCCGCCGTGCAATGGAACGTGCCGTTGAGGACGATTCCCACGACGGCATTGAAGGCGTTTGGTGAAAGTGTCTCAGTAAGCGCCAGGAAGTTGCCGGCGGCGTTGTTGACCAGGACGTTGATCGTACCGAAGCGAGACAGCACGTCATCCACGGCGGCATTGACGCGGGCGGCATCGCGCACATCGGCCGTGACGGCGATGGCTTCTCCCCCTTGGGCTTCGATGGACTGCACAACCTCGTTCAGCGGCTCCGGCCGGCGGCCCAAAACGGCAAGGCGGGCTCCAAGCTCGGCGAACCGCAGGGCCATGGCGCGTCCCAAGCCGGTTCCGCCACCCGTTACGAGGATCGTCTTGCCGGACAGTAGGTTTGTGTCAAACATCGTCTTCTCGAGCTGACAACTGCGTTTCCACGCCAGATGGAAAGCGGGGCAAAGCCCTTCCGGGTCTGCCCCAACGTTTTCAGTCGGTGGCCCGGCTTCCGGTTGACCCAGAGCCAGCCACACAGGGTTACAGCTTGATGCACACGGATTTCGTCTGCGTGTAGGCGTCAAGCACGGCGCCGCCCATTTCGCGTCCCCACCCCGACTGCTTGTAGCCGCCGAACGGAAGCGCCGCGTCAAAGACGTTGTAGCAGTTGATCCACACCGTGCCGGCCTTGATTTCGGCCGCCAGCGCATGCGCCTTGCTGATGTCGCGCGTCCAGATACCGGCTCCGAGTCCGTAAACCGTATTGTTGGCGCGGGCGCTCACTTCGCGGATGTCTGAAAACTTCATTGCCGTTACAACCGGCCCGAAGATTTCCTCTTGAACGACCTTCATGTCATCGGTGACGTCCGTGAGCACGGTTGGCGCCACAAAATAGCCCTTGTCACCGACGCGATGGCCACCGGCAACCGCCTTCGCCCCATCTTTCTCACCGGACTCAAGGTAGCCAGTCACCCGTCTGAGCTGGGTTTCTGACACCAGCGGACCCATCTGAGTTGCCGGGTCGAAGCCTTCGCCGACGCGAATGCGCTTGGCAATTTCGCCGACGCCGGCCACGACCTCGTCATAGATGTCATCCTCGACAAAGAGCCGCGAACCAGCCACGCAGCACTGGCCATGATTGAAGAAAATGGCATTGGCCGCGCCTTCAATCGCAGCCGACAGATCGGCATCCTTGAAGACGACGTTGGGCGATTTACCGCCCAGCTCAAGGGTGACTTTCTTGAGATTGCCGGCCGCCGCCTTCACAATCAACTTGCCGACCTCGGTTGAGCCGGTGAAGGCGACTTTGTCCACATCAGGATGCGCCGAAAGCGCCGCGCCGGCCGTTTCTCCATAACCCGGCACGATGTTGACGACGCCTGGCGGGAAACCGGCTTCCAGGATGAGTTCGCCCAGGCGCAGCGCCGAAAGTGGCGTTTCCTCGGCCGGCTTGAGGACGACCGTGCACCCGGCCGCCAGCGCCGGACCCAACTTCCAGGCTGCCATCAGGAGTGGGAAATTCCATGGGATGATCTGTCCAACGACGCCAACCGGCTCACGCAGGGTATAGGCCAGGTAGGTGCCACCGGGCACGGAAAGCGGAATCGTCTCACCTTCAATTTTGGTGGCCCACCCAGCCATGTAACGGAACAAATCCACTGCCAGCGGCACGTCGGCGACCCGCGATACCGTCAACGGCTTGCCATTGTCGAGCGTTTCGAGTTGGGCGAACTCTTCTAGGTGCTGCTCAACCAAGTCGGCGAGCTTCCAGATCAACCGCCCGCGCTCGGAAGGCGTCATGCGGCGCCACGGCCCTTCATCAAACGCGCGCCGCGCAGCCTTGACCGCCAAGTCAATATCCTCGGCGTTGCCTTCGGCCACGTGGGCAATGACTTCTCCGTTGGCCGGGTTATACACTTTGAAAACCTGCCCGCGTTTGGCTTCGACCCACTGTCCATCAATCAGCATGTGGCGTGTTTTTTCGACAAATGACTTAACTTCAGGCGCGACTTCATACATCGCGGTCGCCGGTGCACTCATACGCGAAACTCCTTGATCGTTGACTTTAGGGGGATGATTGGAGGTTGGAACAAAACAGGGTACGCAATCTTACACTTCTTTGGTGAAATTGCAAACGCGCGAAGCGAGGTGACACGGGCTCCCATGACGCACTGCGGCCTAGAACCGCGGACCGCGTCATGGACTGGCCGGCCGCGCCACGACGGAAGCGTGGCCGAACCAGCCTGACCGGTCGGGAGCCTAAGCCAGCCAAGGCCGGCGGTTATGCGCTGCGGAACCCAGCGCACTTGGTGATGGCGGCTTTGCCGCGCCTAGCCGCACTTCGGCAGGCGCTGCGGTACTTCGGCGACGTACTCGACCAAATCACACAGGAGGCTGACGGAGCGGGCGGTATTTTCCCGGGTGAGGTAATTCCACAAGCCAAGTCCCACGCCCCCCAGTACCCCCTCGAAAATGAGGCCGGGGATGGCCGTGTCCGTTTCCTCATCCTTGACATCCACACTATAGTGCAGTTGAGC from Chloracidobacterium validum includes the following:
- a CDS encoding S9 family peptidase yields the protein MLFQPSSPCRWRLLGRLCLAAWLLGSLPTAAPAQTPYRTPPKAIADLVDAPLPPVALTSPRRTWLLLADRPALPPIAEVAQPELRLGGIRFNPRTTGPSQPAYLTGLTLLRLGDGTKRPVTGLPSPARLGDLSWSPDERSVAFTHTTSDRVELWLLDVEKAAARRVGNLQLNAIFGRPFVWLPNSQGLLCRTVPPKRGTPPAPPAAPDGPIVQENRGRATAARTFQDLLRNPYDEALFDYYLTAQLVQVGLNGQARNLGEPALFQSALPSPNGQYVLAQMLHRPYSYTLPAAYFPLRIEVWDSSGKVVREIADLPLRDDIPTSFDATAKGPRGIQWRSDAPATLAWVEAQDGGNPAVAADIRDRLFFLAAPFSGEPTPSVGFAYRFGGIQWGTGQLALAYESWRKTRLRRTWRFQPDAPDVAPTLIHERSSEDRYADPGNVLTQAAADGTVRLLSPDNGKTLYLVGEGASPEGDRPFLDRFEVSTGQTTRLWRSEAPYYESPVALLDPEAKRVLLTRESPTEPPNYFIRDMATGKLTALTDFPHPTPQLVGIQKEQIRYKRADGVDLTGTLYLPPGYDPKRDGPLPLMLWAYPQEFVSAAAAGQVQGSPYRFTRVSYWGPLFLLTQGYAVLDDPSFPIIGEGGREPNDTYIEQLVASAKAAIDECARRGVADPNRVAVGGHSYGAFMTANLLAHSRLFRAGIARSGAYNRTLTPFGFQAEERTYWQAREIYQRMSPFNYADQIRSPLLLIHGEADDNSGTFPIQSERLFQAVKGLGGTVRLVMLPHERHGYRARESILHMLWETHTWLEEHVKQAKPLEAETSPGNAQPGR
- a CDS encoding aldehyde dehydrogenase family protein, translated to MSAPATAMYEVAPEVKSFVEKTRHMLIDGQWVEAKRGQVFKVYNPANGEVIAHVAEGNAEDIDLAVKAARRAFDEGPWRRMTPSERGRLIWKLADLVEQHLEEFAQLETLDNGKPLTVSRVADVPLAVDLFRYMAGWATKIEGETIPLSVPGGTYLAYTLREPVGVVGQIIPWNFPLLMAAWKLGPALAAGCTVVLKPAEETPLSALRLGELILEAGFPPGVVNIVPGYGETAGAALSAHPDVDKVAFTGSTEVGKLIVKAAAGNLKKVTLELGGKSPNVVFKDADLSAAIEGAANAIFFNHGQCCVAGSRLFVEDDIYDEVVAGVGEIAKRIRVGEGFDPATQMGPLVSETQLRRVTGYLESGEKDGAKAVAGGHRVGDKGYFVAPTVLTDVTDDMKVVQEEIFGPVVTAMKFSDIREVSARANNTVYGLGAGIWTRDISKAHALAAEIKAGTVWINCYNVFDAALPFGGYKQSGWGREMGGAVLDAYTQTKSVCIKL
- a CDS encoding putative Ig domain-containing protein, whose translation is MLKILPGMWWTAVIILLLFNVAAMPWIRMQRVSADDAPPRAAPPETAEPSYPDLAANDEPLPRVNGPRVVGATPGREFIYRIPATGAPPLTYTVTDLPAGLTFDATTGIIRGKLEKAGTTSVAVTVRNRQGTARATLRIVAGNNKLALTPPMGWNSWNVWGTKVSDEKIRAAAEALERTGLAACGYRYVCVDDGWQGRRTPDGAMQPNERFPDMKALGDALHAKGFLFGMYTSPGPFTCGRYVGSWRHEEADAQLYARWGVDYLKHDWCSYEGIARQKTPEALQQPYAVMRAALDKTDRDMIYAICQYGLGEVWTWARTPTVGGNLWRTTGDIEDTWESVSSIGFRHSPLAGFAGPGGWNDPDMLVVGVVGWGEQTRRTRLTPDEQITHMTLWALLAAPLMLGCDLTQLDEFTRRLLTNPEVIAIDQDELGRAATRRDAANDGTEVWARPLADGCLAVGLFNRGDAMQTVTAYWKDLGIRGRRTVRDVWQRRDVGSFDERFAALIPPHGARLIVVGASRPVRPQPVKPAKVVSPPSPGLR
- a CDS encoding alpha/beta fold hydrolase — translated: MNPSSHYFHSHRLKLHYWDYGGSTDRPPLLLVHGTQDHARSWDDVARHFHSSYHVYALDLRGHGDSAWVEGAMYAFPEFMLDLVAFGSVVQRFPAAVVGHSLGGVVAMHYAAAFPERVSAVVNIEGWGPPPSVKTKTYTERLRVWAERVLAAETRTPRRYASIAEATARMKEANPHLTDAMAEHLTRYGTNRTADGSLIWKFDPYLRNLPPLGLPTELAKELFAAVRCPVLCVRGASSWAASLAQSPQLQMVERMQYVEIPDAGHWVHHDQFESVVEAIGRFLSEAVSQAAA
- a CDS encoding VOC family protein; this translates as MAFPATDLDATRRFYVEGLGCRLGRSSNRALILDFFGHQLVAHLVSEPPPPQSGIYPRHFGMVFANEADWQSLAARAEAQGLRFRQLPRTRFVGEPTEHRTFFLEDPSGNLLEFKHYTRAEAVFGCADLTGIGDT
- a CDS encoding SDR family oxidoreductase codes for the protein MFDTNLLSGKTILVTGGGTGLGRAMALRFAELGARLAVLGRRPEPLNEVVQSIEAQGGEAIAVTADVRDAARVNAAVDDVLSRFGTINVLVNNAAGNFLALTETLSPNAFNAVVGIVLNGTFHCTAAVGKHLIAQGIGGCVLNIVATYAWTGAAYVVPSVCAKAGVLAMTRSLAVEWGRYRIRLNAIAPGPFPTEGAWSRLMLPGMEEEGKRRNPTGRFGEPAELANLAAYLVSDAASYINGECITMDGGEWLMGQSFNLLTQLPPDQFRALSEALRPKKSATAQREGTSTARGDHPT
- a CDS encoding class I SAM-dependent methyltransferase gives rise to the protein MRDQKQRKAEFGDFQTPIRLARAICSLIARIGFHPVSILEPTCGTGSFLEASLETFPSVRHAVGFDINPQYVAQARQAIAHRRLGASVEVRQSDFFLTNWSEIGEALPEPILIIGNPPWITNSALGILNSNNVPTKSNLDNFRGIDALTGRSNFDISEWMIRRNIEWLNGRNGLLAMLCKTAVARKVLLYAWQKRVCLESTSIYVIDAQEYFGASVDACLLLVRSNPTNRHEERKTCPVFRSIYAQQADSVFGFEDGMLVADVKAYLTWKDLAGAGFKGWRSGIKHDCSKVFELRVEQGDFVNGFGNFVELEPQVCFPLLKSSDLAAQARKPSRYMVVPQRTMRDDVSRLKLDAPKTWQYLTEHAYLLDKRKSSIYRNRPRFSIFGVGPYSFAPWKIAISGLYKKLEFVQVSPFQGSPVVLDDTCYFLPCQSEEACNLLYELVTSAPAKAFWSALIFWDAKRPISAQLLNLLDLRALARRLGKERESAQILTEWQLLQYPERASQRLLFREETTEDEGELGTNETETAGHPTGALT